CGTCCTTCTCATAAAATATGCGAGCTCTTTTTGAATGGAGATAATAGACTTCTGCCTGCGCACGACTCCTGGCCTTTATCTTATTCAAGATTTTTTCAGGAATTTCACTCATGCTTTCTTCCCTCCAATCTTCACTTTGCACCTTATGTGCGGTCCACCGGCGTCTACCTTTGCAGGCTGGTGTTTTCCGCAATAGCCGGAACCAAGGGCAAACTGAAAATCATTTCCAACCATGTCCACCGACCGTAGCACATCGAAAGCCTGTCCTGAAATCGTGATACCTTTCACAGGTTCTTTCAACTTTCCGTTTTCTATCCTATAGGCTTCTTGCACTCCAAACATAAACTCAGCATTTGCATCGGCTTGACCACCGCCGCCGAGCTCTTTGAGATAAAATCCCTTTCTGGTAGCTGAAATCATCTCATCAAGAGTTTGCTCGCCAGGTGCTATGTATGTGTTTCTCATTCTTATGATTGGCTCATCGGAGTAATTGAAAGCCCTCGCGTTACCTGTGGGACTCACACTGAACATGCCCGCAGTTTCGGAATCATGGAGGTAGGATTTCATCACACCGTTTTCGATAATTTTGACTTTTTGTGGAAGATTCCCCTCATCGTCCACCAGGAGTATACCTGAGGCCCCTTTTTCTATTTCAGGATCAGGGTCATCAACGAGAGTAACCAATTCGCTGGCCACTTTTTCCCCTATTTTTCCTTTAGCAGCTGAGCCGCTGATTACCAGATCGGCTTCGACAGTATGACCTATGGCTTCGTGAGCCAGAACTCCAACGAGTGAGGGATGAAGGATGACGGTATATATACCACCTTCTGGAACATTGCAACCAAGTTTTTCTATCGCGACTCTGGCGGCCTCTTCGGCGAGAAAATCAGGTTCATTTCTTCTGAAAAGCTCTCCCCAGCCACCTGTTGCTCCAGTAGTTTTGAATCCCATTTCCATTCTGTTTCCATCACTAGCGTAGGCCATCACACCGAAGTCGACTTTCACATCGTGATAACTCGCTTCGGTGCCGTAATTTGAAAGAAAATATTTTTCGTCTACTATCTCACTGTAAAAAGATAGCGAAGAGACTATTTTCTCACTCTTTTTTGCGATATCAGCTGTTCTCATCACGAGGTCGATTTTCTCCTCGACTGAATGGAGCGCGACTGAGTCCGTTTCTGTTACACGAAAATCTCCCTTGGCGGGATTGAAAGAGGGAGTATGATATTGTGACTTTCCCT
This genomic interval from Kosmotoga pacifica contains the following:
- a CDS encoding TldD/PmbA family protein, which translates into the protein MLDFLKSVLLETKFPILLKYQRRTIRAFRVENGVLKEASIRNLSGISIRVWNRGIWGFSSTGIMTKGAVEKAIKSAMEAVKGFEGKSQYHTPSFNPAKGDFRVTETDSVALHSVEEKIDLVMRTADIAKKSEKIVSSLSFYSEIVDEKYFLSNYGTEASYHDVKVDFGVMAYASDGNRMEMGFKTTGATGGWGELFRRNEPDFLAEEAARVAIEKLGCNVPEGGIYTVILHPSLVGVLAHEAIGHTVEADLVISGSAAKGKIGEKVASELVTLVDDPDPEIEKGASGILLVDDEGNLPQKVKIIENGVMKSYLHDSETAGMFSVSPTGNARAFNYSDEPIIRMRNTYIAPGEQTLDEMISATRKGFYLKELGGGGQADANAEFMFGVQEAYRIENGKLKEPVKGITISGQAFDVLRSVDMVGNDFQFALGSGYCGKHQPAKVDAGGPHIRCKVKIGGKKA